The genomic region GGTCATATTTTCTGATATAAATAACGAAATAATAATGACTTTATCTAACACTTTGGGATGGACGCGACTTTTTGCGAGACCTCTCGGATACATATTTCATAGCAGAGGCGGCGGAAGATGAGACGGGTTGCGCAAAAGGCTTGTGCGCACCCTAACAGGATGTGCTACAAAACGCTTTGGAAAGTTGGAAGAATAGAAGGTTGGGGAAGAGCGAATAGCGGAGAGCTCGACCCGGAGCATCTCAGGCAGAAACTCTGCATCCCGCTCGGATGTGCTGAGAATGTGCTTGCTGGTTTGGAGGAGAAGGGGATTATTGAAGACAACCGCGTGTTTTGATCTTCAACACCGCTCAACATAGGGGAAATCCGCAGAAACACCTACGGGAGCACGGACACCCTAAATTGACACTTATGGGTGCGGTTGGGAAACCGCACTGGATCGTGCTCAAGGTTTTATCTACTTGGTTAACCCCACAGAAAACTCTGGACTTCGCGAAACGCTAACTACAGCATCAGCATGCTCAAGCTGCTCGGCAACCTTGGGTGTACAGGTGATGAACAACATATTGAAGGCTGTGGGTTCCTCAATCTCGAAGACTTCGGCATCCAATCCGTGTGCCCTAATCCATGCCTTAATTTCATCCTTGCGTTTGACAGAATTTGCTTTTAACAATTTATACTTCTCTGCCCGATCAATTCCTGCCAATTCTTTGGAAGATGGCCTATTTACCCTCACCATAAATTGAAGCATGTTCGGGGGTGGAACCGAGTGAATAGTTGCAGTTCTATGTCTTTTTGTTCCCATTTTCTGTAAACCTCGCAAGTCCTGCTCCCACCCTATCTACTGGTGCGTGGAGAGGGAGAGCTATATACTAACCCAAGTTGCTACTAACGGATTTCGCACGCTTCAGAAAGGTTTTTCGTCTTTTTCCACACCCCAGAGGGGTGATATATCTATAGAGAATGGCGTATTTGTGCGATTGCACTCCAGCGGAGTGCTATGTGAATAAAAAGGTCGCAATTTGGGTTATATACTACCAATCGAAAAATAATAGAGGCTTTCTGTTAGGCGTACCGAACAACAAAAAATTTGCTATCTTTTCAAGGAATATCAGCCCCAGCGGGGCGATAGGTGTATAGAGACGCGCGCCTCCTAATCTTTAGCCCCAGAGGGGCGACAGGCGTAGAAATCCACTCATAAAAACAGAAGCAAAAGAATGATGCGAAAATTTACTTGTTAAGCTCCATGCGATGTTCTTCGTATATACTCACCAACAGCGAAATCTATAAGTTCCTGGACATGCCTTTGCTTTATAATAATACCAAGCCCAAGTATTTCTTTGATTCCAATCTGCGGGGTATTCGCTTGTAAGACTTGCAGCTTTGAATCGCGAATCATTGTTTGAGAAACAACACCTAGCAATGAATATCTACCATCCCAAGGAACAAAAACAGGACTCCCACTTGACCCGGGAAATATTTGTGCGTCAATAACAATTTGTCCCTTACCATTAAAGTCAACATCAGGCATTGATGCAATCCACCCTTTTCTAATCAGAGGTAAGTTATTCACAACATCGTAGCGATTGTCTGGATATCCTACAAATATAACATCATTTCCTGGAGTTACTTTTCCATAGTCTATTGGCGTTAGGAAATCGTCATTTAGGAATTTGTAAAAAGCATCTGCCTGTACAGTCCCGTAAGCATTAACACATGCCAAATCAATCTGTGGATCCGGATGTGAAAAATAATGATCTTCAAACCCAATCTGATCAAATTCAATTACATTTCCTAAGTCTGGAGAACCGTCGTCTCTCTGACGATTTAGGCTGACAGTCAACCTCCCTCTTGGATTAAGAAAAACATGTTTGTTTGATATCAACAATCTTAGTGAACGATTTGTCCCATCTTGTATAAGAGCATCATAGAAAAACCCTGTTCCAATGGAGCGCGCATTGGGTATTTCAACGCTAATTCTAGCAGCAACATAAAATATGTGATGCTCAAAAAATGTATTAGTCATTTGAGTTCCTAATTATAAAATTATATCATAAAAATAGATAAAGGTTATGAGGTAGGTTTTAGTTTGTTGCTAACCAGCACCTTCAACTTGAACGTTTTCAATTACTTGTATACCGAGGGTGTTCTTCATGGCTCTGAGCTCTTTAGACAACGAACCCTCAATAGCAAGCCGGGCATCAGCCTCGTAAGTTCCGCCCTCAAGGCTGCGGCAAGCTTTGAGAATCGCCCGATACTTTACACATTGGAAAATGCCGCGCCTGATGTCAGTTTCAGGTGATATATGGGATTTAACCTCTACTGCAATGCGGCATCGCTCACTCTGAAATAAGACATCAGGAATATCACCTGATGGTAACTGATACTCTGTTTTGCCAGGTGCTAATGACTTTTTTAGTCTAACTGCCTCTGGATGATGCGCTATATAGTTTTTGAATGGCTTATGTGCTTCACTCTCACGAGTCCTGCTACGATGATCTTCCGGTTGTTCGAGTCGTGGGTTTAGAGGCTCAGCGGGTGATAATCCGAATGCCTCAAGGACATCTAACCATTTTGGATAGCTGAAAACCTTTCCGAGCACTGCCTCAACAATTGCTTCTTTTTCCCGTGGGTCTGGTTTCCGTCCATAGAGGAAGTTAACACTTTCTCCCGGCATACCTGTCTCTTGATTTACTACAAGCCCTTGTATGGGTGGTACATCCTCTTGCCATCGTTTGCTCAGTTCTAAAGGTGTATCCCCAATACAACCAAGTGGGTGCCTCAGGGCTCGATGATGTAGCCCAAGCTCTTTCCCCAAATTTCCATGGGTAATCCTTTGACTTGCCATAGCTTGTCGTACAAGAATAGGTAATGTAACCCTTGCACGCTTTTGAGATAGGTTATCGCCAGACGGATCTTTCGTAAGTATAGGGCGATTTGTTGACATTTATTCCTCCTATCAAATGGTTAACTCTTAAGCATTAAGAGGTGTTTCGTTCAGTGTTAGAAAAGCTGCTACTTTCCATGAATCCGTTTATGGCACCCACCACACACCGCAGTCAGATCGCTAAGCCGTTCTCTGCCGACGCGTCTGTAAGTTTCGTGATGTACCTGTGTCGCGCGTCTGCCACACTTCCGACATTTATAGCCTGCACGCTTCATAATCGTCCGGCGTTTGGTCTGCCATCGTCTTGATTTTCGATATCTGCGATATGATTTCTTGTTCATTTTCTATCCTCAAAATGGGTTTTAAATTTTCAAGGACACTGTTGCCTTTACTTCTCAAAATTATAGCACATTTGATGAGGATATTCAAGGAAAACCGCGAGTATATACGCTACTCCCACAAGCACCATACAGATGTCGCCCCGCTGGGGCTAAAAATGAGGCAAGAACCCGCTGCTACACAGATACTGCCCCGCTGGGGCTAAGAATACCACACCATCAGAACCTCTTAAAATCCGCGCAATCTGCGTCATCCGCGACAATCCGCGATTCAGACAAAAATACATAGATACCGCCGCTACGGGGTTTTAAGTATAATCCTGCCAATCTTTGAATCCTGTAAATCCGGCTTCAGACAATTCCCAATCTCCACCAACTGATTACCCACCGCTGACTGTTGACCGCCGATAACGGACAATCAATCAAAAACTTGACACCAACCGAAACATCCGATACAATATGCCCATGCCACGAAAAAACAAGATACTCAACACCGGCGACATCGCACCACTATTCACGCTGCCATCACACCAACGCGAGGAAATATCGCTGGAAACGTACCGCGACGCGCAAAACCTTGTCCTAACCTTCTTCCGAGGGACATGGTGACCGAACAGTCGCCGCCAGTTGTCGGCAGTACAAGAAAATGTCGAAGCATACACAGAATACACAGCCACGCCGCTCGCCATCGCGGGACAGTGGCCCCGTGAACTCCGAGGCTACGCCGACAAAAACGGCATCACATTCCCGTTATTGGTGGACAAAACCCGAAGCGTCATCAAAAGTTATGGGGTCTACCACTGGCTGAGTTTAGAAGCTTACAACATCGCGCGTCCCGCAACATTCATCATTGACAAAACTGGGATTATCAGATATATGTATATCGGCACGCATCAATTTGATCTTGTGAAACAGGCGGAAGTCCTCGAATCACTGAAAGAGATTGCAGCACTTTAAAAATGATTTTGATTTCTGATTGAAATATGATATAATTTAAAAAACTTGGGTGTAGATAACGCATCGCTGTTTTCTTGGAATCGCTGGCGAGGTTTCAAACTTCGCCAGCGAGGAATTGTCGCAAATGGACGAAACACATATAGCCTTCATGCAACGCGCGCTGGATTTAGCACGGCAGGCGAAGGGGCGCACGAGTCCCAATCCGCTCGTCGGCGCGGTCATTGTAAAAGATGGAAAGGTTATCGGTGAAGGGTATCACAAGAAAGCGGGAACCGCACATGCAGAAGTCCATGCGCTGAACGCCGCAGGCGGAAACGCCAAAGATGCAACGCTTTACACGAACCTTGAGCCGTGTTGTCATTGGGGAAGGACACCACCCTGCACAGAGGCACTGATTCACGCAGGTATTGCTCACGTCTACATCGCAGAGGTCGATCTGAATCCGAGTGTCGCAGGCAAAGGCGTTCAACAACTTCAAAATGCGGGTATCAACGTCCATGTAGGTGTATGTGCACAAGAAGCATCAGACCTGAACGAGGTGCATCGGAAATACATTCAGACAGGCAAGCCGTTTGTTATCCTCAAAACAGCGATGAGCCTCGACGGAAAAATCGCCACTGCTTCTGGCGAATCGCAATGGATTACATCGGAGGCATCGCGACAGCGCGGACACGAAGTTCGGGACGCGGTGGATGCAATCCTTGTCGGTAGAGGCACAGTCGAACGTGACAATCCATCGCTAACGACACGACTTCACGATAGAAAAGGACAGGACGCGACCCGGATTGTGTTAGATTCACACGGGAGAATTTGCCCGGATGCCCGTATTTTCAATGCCGAAAGTGAGGCAGGCGTTATCATAGCAGCAACGGCAGAGGCACCCCCTGAAAACGTTAACGCTCTCGACAAGGCAGGTGCGGAAGTCATCACTGTTCCAACATCGCACGGGAACAGGGTCTGTTTTGAAAGTTTGATGAAGATACTGGGCAAACGTGAGATAACAAGTGTCCTGATAGAAGGCGGTGGTGAAATCAACGCATCGGCGATCGCTGCAGGGGTTGTGGACAAGGTTATGTGCTTCGTTGCCCCCAAACTCATCGGTGGGCAGAATGCGCCTGGACCGATCGGTGGTGTAGGCATCCGCAGTTTGGCTGACGCAGTAAACCTACGACGAATTAACGTCACACCGATACCTGAGCACGACCTTTTAATTGAAGGATATCTATAACATGTTTACTGGGATCGTTGAGGAGCTCGGAAAGATTCGGAGCATCCAAGTTAAATCTCAAGATGCGACGCTTGAAATTCAGGCGAGCGATGTGCTCAACGATGCGAAAGTCGGGGACAGCATTTCTGTTGACGGTGCCTGCCTCACAATCCGTTTTCTCACATCGGAAGCATTCATTGTCGATGCTTCCGCTGAGACCTTGCGCAGGACAACATTGGGAGAGCGGAAGGTCGGAGACCCCGTTAATTTAGAACGTTCACTCCGACTCAGCGATAGATTAGGTGGACA from Candidatus Poribacteria bacterium harbors:
- a CDS encoding serine protease, encoding MTNTFFEHHIFYVAARISVEIPNARSIGTGFFYDALIQDGTNRSLRLLISNKHVFLNPRGRLTVSLNRQRDDGSPDLGNVIEFDQIGFEDHYFSHPDPQIDLACVNAYGTVQADAFYKFLNDDFLTPIDYGKVTPGNDVIFVGYPDNRYDVVNNLPLIRKGWIASMPDVDFNGKGQIVIDAQIFPGSSGSPVFVPWDGRYSLLGVVSQTMIRDSKLQVLQANTPQIGIKEILGLGIIIKQRHVQELIDFAVGEYIRRTSHGA
- a CDS encoding peroxiredoxin family protein codes for the protein MPRKNKILNTGDIAPLFTLPSHQREEISLETYRDAQNLVLTFFRGTWUPNSRRQLSAVQENVEAYTEYTATPLAIAGQWPRELRGYADKNGITFPLLVDKTRSVIKSYGVYHWLSLEAYNIARPATFIIDKTGIIRYMYIGTHQFDLVKQAEVLESLKEIAAL
- the ribD gene encoding bifunctional diaminohydroxyphosphoribosylaminopyrimidine deaminase/5-amino-6-(5-phosphoribosylamino)uracil reductase RibD; translation: MDETHIAFMQRALDLARQAKGRTSPNPLVGAVIVKDGKVIGEGYHKKAGTAHAEVHALNAAGGNAKDATLYTNLEPCCHWGRTPPCTEALIHAGIAHVYIAEVDLNPSVAGKGVQQLQNAGINVHVGVCAQEASDLNEVHRKYIQTGKPFVILKTAMSLDGKIATASGESQWITSEASRQRGHEVRDAVDAILVGRGTVERDNPSLTTRLHDRKGQDATRIVLDSHGRICPDARIFNAESEAGVIIAATAEAPPENVNALDKAGAEVITVPTSHGNRVCFESLMKILGKREITSVLIEGGGEINASAIAAGVVDKVMCFVAPKLIGGQNAPGPIGGVGIRSLADAVNLRRINVTPIPEHDLLIEGYL